A window of Opisthocomus hoazin isolate bOpiHoa1 chromosome 3, bOpiHoa1.hap1, whole genome shotgun sequence genomic DNA:
tgtccccatccgCTTGGGATCCACAAGCACAAAGTGAGACTTGCAAAGAACAAGAAgactggtgtggttttttttttaagaaagaaaaataagggtAATATCAGCTAGAGCATTTAGTGGCTGTTTAAGCTTTTGGAAAGGAGCAGTTCGGCACAATTCTCCTTCACATAAAATGAAGTCCCAGCCACTGTTTAGCACTGTGCATTTTTTCTTACACTCTCTTAGCCTGTGTCACCTGGAACGCTGTTCTTGGGGCATTAGACAGTTGATCCATTTTTTCACAATATTATGAGACACTTCCTGATTCCTTTGTCATCTAGCACTCTTCTCCCATCTGCAGCTTTAGCAGAAAGCTGCCATGAAAATGGAAGCAGAAGCTGGGAGCTGAAGGCTCCGTATCTACAACTCACCAATTGCAGTCATTGAcacctgaatttttctttttgtcacctTGTTCCTGAGCCATCCTGATTCATCACTGAGGTTTTCCACTTGTTATCACCTAGAATGAGTGTCATCACTGGCTATGAATTTAATTGTATATCATTAGTTGCTTATATTGAACATCTTTCCCATGGAGATTTTAGACTGCAGTACATGTTCATTCACAAAAGTCCAAACACTGTGCATTTTCCCATGTTATTTGTACCTTCTAAAGAATTCTCTTTCTAGTAAAATAAGCTAACAGCTAAACCTTTTTATCTTCTTATCAACAACTCAGTGTGGCAAATCTGTGAATATCCACATACTGTTTAAAGAACTTCTCTCTGATATCACTGCACCAAAAGCCAATTATTCACTCCACATCGCCAACAGACTCTATGCTGAAAAGACACGTCCAATCCTACCGGTGAGTTATGCATTAGAGTGATTTCTCACTAAACCCTGTATAAACCTGTAATCCAGGGGGACAGGCCAGAAAAGGTGATCTGTTAATCCAGTGGTCCTCACTCGTGTAGACTTCCATGGCTTTCCCTTTGCCACAGCCCTGAAAATAGCCTGAATGGGAAGCAATTCCAGGCAAAAAGATGGCCCTATCAAAAAACTGATGGAgcaataaaaaaatctatttggtAATGTAATTGCCCTCTCCCTGCTTGCTCCGCCAAAGCCTTTTCATTTTAATACATAGTTCAGTTTATCCAGGAAATAATTTGACCTCAGCACATTTCTTCACTTGAAAACCTCATCTCAAAACCAACTTCTGACAGTGTCAAAATCTTTcatttgacattttcaaaactaAGAATACAAATATTGTAAatcaataaaaataagaaaaaatgctttaaaaaaagaggagTGGACATAATGATAATAAAACACTCTCAAATGAACCTGAAACAGTGTTTTTGGATCAGgttttcttcaagaaaatatttaaacatttttagtaTATATTCTTAACAGGTTAAGTAATAAAAATGTCTGATCTGAAAATGCCATGGATCAGAATAATTTTTCTGGCCCAGTTTTAGCAGGTTCTTCCAGGAAGCAAGCAACGAGAACAGCCAAACTATGGCATcactaaaaaaatccttttagccatattttatttcatcttcatccagttttaaaaaaatgaccAGTTTGGTGGCTACGACTGCTGTCTTTACAGATCTACTTAAAATGTGTGAAGAAACTGTACAGAGCAGGCCTGGAAACGGTCAACTTCAAAAGAGCATCAGATCAAGCCAGACAGCTCATTAATTCCTGGGTGGAAAATCAGACAAACGGTAAGGTCAGACaagattttgaaatatatttcccCCTTGCAACTGTATTTGAACAACATCTGGAAAGACTAAACATTAGAGGAGAAATTTCCTCTTCCCATCCCCATTAGCGGATATTTCCTGTGGAAAGGGGTGACTCTGTTGCACCTGCGTGGCAGTGGCCATGACAGTGTCCTTTAGACATATCTGGCAATGGCAGAGGTGCCAGGAGATGCACACTTTATCTGCACACTTCTTGTGTCTGAAGAGCTTAATTCATGCAAGGTTAGTCCCAGCTTCTCTAGAGTATTGGCATAATTTTACAAGAGTATGCTGGGTGGGTAAGAAGTGGGCTGCCAGGGGAGAAAGTAATGCATGCACTAGGCTGATGGTGAAAAATGAGTGATGCAGGAGCTTGTGTACATTTGTTGTGCTGAGGTGGGAGGCAAAAACAAGTGTGAGAAAGAAGCACAATGAGAAACAGACAAATCTGTGTCGCTGCTCCCCTCTCCTGTTCCTTCTTTTCCATATCAATCTTTTTCCAAGCCCTGGTTAGAAATGTTCACAGGGATGCATACCTCTAGTGAACCTGCCTGTCTTTTTGCAGAAATGTCTGGCTAGGTGCCAGTCgttctgtatcacagaatcacagaatggcaggggttggaagggacctctgtgggtcacccagtccaaccccctgccgaagcagggtcacccagagcaggctgcacaggaccttgtccaggcacgtcttgaatatctccagagaaggagactccacaatctccctgggcagcctgggccagggctccatcaccctcagagggaagaagttcttcctcatgttcctcaGGTATTAAATCATCCTCATGAAGCTGAATTCCACATGCAGACCTTTGAACAAAAGGAAGTCAAGTCAAGCAGCAGCGTGTCGATTGACctctaaaaaaaaagttactgctcTGAAACTCACTACTCTCTGCCCTGCTTCTTCCTTAAAGGACAGATCCAAGATTTCCTCGTGTCAGGCTCTGTTGATCTCAATACTGCACTGGTCCTTGTGAACGCCATTTACTTCAAAGGGATATGGAAGACAGCGTTTAAAGAAGAACACACTCAGGAATTTCCCTTCAGTGTGACAGAGGTAGGGCTCACAGACACAGCTTCTGGCCAGGAAGCCAGGTTGTTGGCTTGCACAGCCAGCAGCCAGGGTGTTATGCACACAACATGCTGCGTCGGATGGGTGATTTAGCTGGGTCAGGCTTGCAAGACCTGTGTCTGGCCAGGGCACACCAGCAGGCATGAGAGGAGAATGGAGAcacgaaaaaaagaaaaaattgctcCCAGGTCACATCGTCTCAcgtttctgtctctgcagcaagaaagcagacccGTGCAAATGATGTGTCAGAACAGCACCTTCAAAGTGGCAGCGGTGGCTGCAGAGAAAGTGAAGATCCTGGAGCTTCCCTTCGCCAGCGGGGAGCTGAGCATGTTGGTGCTGCTGCCCGACGACGTCTCTGGCCTGGAGCAGGTACGGCCCCGGCAGGGGAAGGGGATGAGTCACCACTTCAGCGGGACCTGGCTGCTGTCAGACCTTTTGCTGTCCCTTCTCAGCCGGCTGCCCACACCACGGCggtgctgggcaggcaggggagcacACAGCCATGGAGGTGCGACCAGGTGCTCGGGCAGAGACTGGCCTCTTAGCAGGGCCCTGGACTCTGCCTAATAAACCTCAGGTAAAGGAGCGTAGTGCTGCTGTAGCCCTGCAGAATAGGATGGATGTATGGGCAGATACGTTTTTTTTCATTGAGAGGTAATTtcacatacacacagacacaaactgTTGAGGAAAGGTTGCTAAAACTGATGAGAATTTGGCACTCTTTGCAGGAATCACTaatatgtttttttaacaaaatcgTCATTAAACATCATAAATTGGCTGCTTTCAAAAATTGCTCTGATTATGTCATCATGGAATGAAAAACAAAGTTAGATAAAGCATGTTCTTAATAAAATATTCTTGATACCAAAATGGTGAAACCAATCACGCTAAACTAGCTGAGCAATAACACTTCAGTTAAGACTTCAGAAAGTCTTAAATACAGAGATGGAAAGGAAATGCACGGAAGATATTTGGAAATCACatatcaaagaaaacagaagacacttGAGTGTAATGGGATGAACATCAGCAGAAGAAAGAATCCATGAACATACAAGCAATTTTTTTGGAATTCTGTTACGGAGTTATTAAAGATGTAGAAGAGTTTGCATTTGTTAGGTACTATCAACTGTGGGTAATTTTCACGGAcattttttgcaatttctttcaaaaactgaCTAATTTGCTAGGCTGTGAAACTGTTGGGTTCTGCCTCAGCGGACACAAGATTAGTTGGAGGGAAGGAGATGCATCAGGTGGGTGAGGAACTGAACGAAAGGACAGCAACACAGGCAGTACTGGAGAGGCAAATAATAACCTACAAGAAGGATATTTATAGGATGCACTTCAGGAACAATTCAGGAAccattctggtttggtttttttatgagagccttgattaaaataaaaagtaggaAGAAGTTGTATTTGCATGCCAGGCATTTAATCCCCTGCCTCTCTTTGCAGCTTGAGAACAAAATCACCTTCGAAAAACTTACGGAGTGGACCAGTCCCAATGTGATGGAAAAGAAGAGAGTGAAAGTGTACCTCCCGCGCATGAAGATCGAAGAAAAATATAACCTCACATCTGTCTTAATGGCCTTGGGTATGACCGACCTGTTCAGCCCCTCGGCCAACCTGTCTGGCATCTCTTCAGCAGAGAGCCTGAAGGTGTCTCAGGCCGTCCATGGGGCGTACATGGAAGTCACTGAAGAGGGGACCGAGATGGCAGGCTCCGAGGGTGTGGTGGGAGACGTCGAAGATTCCTCTGAGTTTAAAGAGTTTAGGGCTAACCACCCTTTCCTTTTCTTGATCAAACACAATCCAACCAACAGCATCCTCTTCTTTGGTAGATATTGTTCCCCGTAAAGAAAGCAAGAGCTGGAAATAATGCTTGCCTTCCTCTCAGAAACAGACCCCCTTTACTTTGTAGCATAATCTCATCTCTTCAACATTTTCTCCAAGTGGAAAGCCTAATCTAAGAGATGGCCATTTAGGAAGCTTCCATAGCAAAGACATACCTGCAGGGGAGGAAACAGCAGCAAGCATGTTTACTCCTTTCCCTTCTCATACTGGTTTCGGGATTGCTTGAGCTGAGTAAAGGCTGAGCCAACAGAGAACAGAGGCATCCACTAACCAGGAAGGGGCCAAGTGATTTTCCCTTGAGGAACAAGTTGCAGGCATGACTCCAAGTCTTTGGGAACCCATTATACAGAAGGCCACGAGCTGTGCTCATCCCTATTCCGGTAACATCCTGTTGACAAACCCATATTCCTGTTCCTGAACCACAGGCTTTGAGATCTCCAGTCTGGAGGAGATGCTTGTGCATAAGATTCTGCTATGCAGGCCATTGACTGGTGCCTAtgtaaattttgatttttttacttaGCTGTTGGGAAGTGGTGTACATGTCCACTATCACCAGAGTTGTCCTCTCACCGTCAGTTCCTCACCTAATTCTGAGTTTCTAGCAGAGGTTCTCCAAAGTCATGGAGAGTCTCCCTTTCACTTTCAGAGAGCACAAAGAGATCTAACTTTATGTAGGTGCAGTTATGCCTTCTCACAGAATGAAGATTCAAAGACTGAAACATGTTCCAGATGATCCAGAACCCAGTGAGAACTGCCAGGCAAAGGAGTGGCCTGAATTCTTGTTTAAAATATTGGAAGACACTTCAAATTTGAGAGCATTCTGATTTTCGTGAAAAATCCTGCAAATGGTATTAGATAATCTGATTTCGCCATGGgagttttgtgaaaaaaaaaacagttttcaaaataaatcCTGTCTCTGTTGAGTTGCTTAGCAAGTAAACTTCAGTTAGTCTCTGAGAATCCCCCAGGTCAGGTTCAAAACTCGAGTACATTATTCTGCCATGAATGCAGCTCATAGTTTAAGGCTACATCTCTTGTTTTTAAGAAATATATGAGAATCCTAatattctctgtttttttcttcccatgtgTCCATTGCCATCTGCAAATATGGATATTTTGGCTCAATACTATGCCCTGTTTTCATTCTAATCATATGTTATTGATTTTGATGCgtataattgatttttttgttaatataataaaagaaaatcacaaatgCTTGTTATGAGAATTATATTCATTTTCTGGACCACAAACCCTTAAAAATATCACTACATTGGTGACTGTTGTGAGTAAAATGGGATTTAGTACAAAATCTTCTTTCTCAAATGAATAAAGCATGCAGATATGAAGTTTCCTAGGTGTTTATGAAATGCATGAATGTACATATCTAGAGTTTGATTCTTCTCTGTGTTACACATTACCAAGAAATAGCCCAATGGAATAGCAATTTAGGTTTATGTATTTTTCAATACAATTCCAATAGGTATCAAAGACGCACTGACAATTATTCTGGTAAATATTTCAAGCAACAACtgttccagcagctctgccattTTAGATGATGAAATCATCTGAAAATCATATAACTCAAAAGGCATAAGTAAGAATAAGTATACTGACAACTATTAGGCAAAGAATTTCCCCACTGAGAGTCTTGAAAGGAGGAACTCTTTTGTTAACATCAGCTAATTCCACATTTGTACATAGCATGGTGTAACAAAAGCTGATTTGTAGAGGAAAGCAGCTGGTGCTACAGGTCTGACATCCACATCATTTGAATATCATCAAGATATTTGTGACAGAGACTCAGCTGTTTTTCAGTGGTAAACCCAGCTATTTTACCAAGCAtactttaatttttgttctttagaaATGAAAGCTGTGATATGAACAGTTCCAAGGGATGCAGAATTTCAATATCTCAAGGTTTCTTCACCTTTTGCATCTCCTGTAGCCAGAAGCAGTTGATCCAATCTGCTAAATTTAAAAGCCAGTAGATTTAAACAATAAGAAGATTTGAAAAGGGTTGTATTTGTAAGCTAGCCTTCCTATGATTATTAAACTGGAAAGTGCTTAAAGTACAAAGATATGCCTCAGTGACCAACGTTGCTTCCTGAGCAACAACAAAGGTCAAAaggaaagaatgggaaaaaagcagTGGAGCCATGAGGCTTACAAGCAAGTACAAAGCTTCCCCTTTCTCAAAAGGGAAAACAGGAGGTGGCAAAAAGTGCTAATTCAGCAATACTGACCCAAACCTGCAACAAAGTACAAACGGCTAGGACCTGGCCCTGGCCACCACAGACCAGGTAGGAGGCACAATATTTAAAGGGCAGTGGAAAAGTATTTCCCACGAAGACGGGTGGCAGATCTGGCCAGTGGGATGCTGAATGCCTGCTGTGGCCTCTGAGATCTCCAGACCCCTGGAGAGATTTGGGAGAAGCAGCCCAGACAGATGGGATCTGTGGTTAAGCCTCTCTGCTCCCTTGCCCACAAACCAAGCATGCAGTGGAAAGGTGCAGGTGCTCCAGGAGCACGGCTGAACCCCGTGCTCTGCCTGAGCACCTCTGCGATTTCACCTGGCAGGTTCCATCTCCCAGGCATGGTTCTGGTTCATATGTCAGTAGGCAGATGAGCacgttttctttaaaaaaaaaaatggccaaaATTTTAACAATATTAAAATGTTCCAGaagtttcttatttaaaaaaaaaaaaaaaaaattaaccttgaAAACCTCCTTGTTGCTACTGGCATTGTTGTCATAGCCTTCCAAAGGACCCCGgtacttttgttttctgaagaactgAGACCCTGTTTCTCTGACAGACTGCTGTGCAGCACCAGACGGAAGGCTTGGCAGGTAACACACGGGGGGCAAGACAAAGTCTGAAACCTTCTGCACCTCTTGGTGCAACTAGAACACCTCCAGAAAGCCCAAAGAGAGGTCCAAGGCCCTCCCACTATGAGGAGATGTTGCTTCTCGCACAACATGGAAACAGTTCTCTGTGGGATGCGCCATACGCTCCCGTTCCAAGTGTCCCATCTACACCACAGTACTTCTTTGCACAATAATGTGCAGTAACCTGGCTGTCTCCACCTCCCTTGAGATCTTCCTCTACATATAACAAAAAAGATCACAGACTTCAAGCagagtcagctacagcaggttgcttcGGACCATGTCGTgctgggttttgaatatttccaagggtggagactccccaccctctttgggcaacctggctTTACCTCCCTCCCCATAAACAATTGTATTTACTAGGTTTAAATCGAATTTATGCTATTTCAAGTTGTGCCCATTCCCTCTTGCCTGCTCACTGGAGAAAGTCTGGCTCCATCGTCTTCTCACCTTCCCGTCAGGTAAGTTATGCACATGGATAGATGTCCCTTGCACTTTCTCCTTTCCAGGGTAATAAGTCCCATCTCTCTGAGCCTCTTTGGACTTTCTTTGCCACCAGGACATgttgctgactcatggtcaagtTGGTGTCTCCCAGTTCTGTTCTGCAAAGGCAGCATGATGGCATGGAGCTTTGTGCAGTGacacttctccttccttccttttctgcaCAGTCTTATCCTGCAGGGGAGGcaggaaacacaacagaaatacTATTAAGAATCTCAGCAGGCTACTAGTCACAGAAGATGAAGGTGTCACGGAAAGATGTCTGTGTTGAAGCAAACTGAGAGATTAATTTATCTTATTTTGCgcaaaagaaaaatggtatttttcctgGGAGCATGTGCCAAGATAACTGGCACGCTGGGCAGCCTTCCAGTGAGCGATGGGAGGTAAAGTGACAGGCACGGTGACATGAGCAGTGCTAGTCACAGGCTGCCACGAACAGTCATCTCTGGGGGGGGACAAACTAGTTGTGCCAACACCAGTGGCCGCCTGTCCTGCACCATGCGTACGCTGGGTGCACGGGCTTGGTCACCATGCAGCCTCCCAAGGACCCAGCTGGGTAAGATCATCCAGGGATGATCCCAGGGACCTGAGGGACGGGGAAGGGACTTCACATGTGCTGTGGTGACTGATAAAAGGACTGCTGTGTGTGCTGTTCCAGAACCTGTAAAGCAGCAGAGACTGGACGCTGTGTGCGCTGCTAAGCAAATGCAGTGGGTAAGTGTGAGAGACTTGTGACCAAGGCCATCATAGTATCCTTCTGAAGATGCTGTCACTGGAGAAATCCACTCTTCCAGCCCTGAGGTACCCACATATCTGTCACAGTTTGTAAGCAATCAAGGCAGACTGCAGGCAACATTGTCAGTCTCTTCAGAATGgcacagcactgctgcagaaaCGTGCCAGGTGGGTTACGAGCTCCTGTCTGAAGGAGCTTGACCAGACACCTCATTTTCTTCTGACTGGGGGAAGAACGCAGTCCTACAGGACAAGTGAGAGAGAAACCATCACTGATACCTAGAGCACCAAGGTCTGCAACGGCCACTG
This region includes:
- the LOC104331188 gene encoding ovalbumin-related protein X — encoded protein: MGSISAANAEFSFDVFKELKVHHPNENILCSPLSIIAALAMVYLGARGNTEYQMEKVLHFDKIAGLGGTVQTKCGKSVNIHILFKELLSDITAPKANYSLHIANRLYAEKTRPILPIYLKCVKKLYRAGLETVNFKRASDQARQLINSWVENQTNGQIQDFLVSGSVDLNTALVLVNAIYFKGIWKTAFKEEHTQEFPFSVTEQESRPVQMMCQNSTFKVAAVAAEKVKILELPFASGELSMLVLLPDDVSGLEQLENKITFEKLTEWTSPNVMEKKRVKVYLPRMKIEEKYNLTSVLMALGMTDLFSPSANLSGISSAESLKVSQAVHGAYMEVTEEGTEMAGSEGVVGDVEDSSEFKEFRANHPFLFLIKHNPTNSILFFGRYCSP